A single genomic interval of Sebastes umbrosus isolate fSebUmb1 chromosome 11, fSebUmb1.pri, whole genome shotgun sequence harbors:
- the creb3l4 gene encoding cyclic AMP-responsive element-binding protein 3-like protein 4 has protein sequence MDAESGELFLGGNGGEVADSWQLDAPFSCSDLVFGGSEKPLQDWAVDPNCTLNDSEAEDVLHGVDPNKVFPSGPPGDSSSESDSGISEDPVVESPVTTVTAANTQPATATVYQVVYDISGLGGVKTEPGQENVISIELDEWSSQVLFSDSCIVNELPLVSAARLNGSLTVIDPPSPDDDLLYPELQLTEEEQKLLTQEGVSLPNNLPLTKAEERVLKRVRRKIRNKQSAQDSRRRRKDYIDGLESRAASCSAQNKELQRTVDQLEKRNMSLLAQLQQLQALIKRTVSKGAQTSTCLLIILVSLGLIIMPSFSPFSRSSSADDDYRPTGVISRNILTDPSSSSQPTADNADSPAVQSDSLSPPSELSQSRPPDGAAAILQEPIESPENTGSDGTAREESQLGNSSALVEGQTEPLALGLRSTPGKGGHDPAKSAHADEM, from the exons ATGGATGCAGAGAGTGGGGAGCTGTTTCTCGGCGGTAACGGCGGTGAGGTGGCAGACAGCTGGCAGCTCGACGCTCCGTTCTCCTGCTCCGACCTTGTCTTCGGCGGCTCAGAGAAACCCCTGCAGGACTGGGCTGTGGACCCCAACTGT ACGCTGAATGACAGCGAGGCAGAGGACGTCCTTCACGGCGTTGACCCAAACAAGGTGTTTCCCAGCGGGCCGCCGGGAGACTCCTCGTCTGAGAGCGACAGCGGCATCTCTGAGGACCCTGTAGTTGAGAGTCCCGTCACCACGGTGACAGCAGCGAACACCCAGCCGGCCACAGCGACCGTCTACCAGGTGGTTTATGACATCAGCGGCCTGGGTGGCGTGAAAACTGAACCTGGACAAGAGAACGTCATCTCCATAGAGCTCG ATGAGTGGAGCTCACAGGTGTTGTTTTCAGACTCGTGTATCGTGAATGAGCTGCCGCTGGTCTCTGCAGCTCGCCTCAATGGCAGTTTGACCGTCATCGACCCTCCCAGCCCCGACGATGATCTG CTTTACCCAGAGCTCCAGCTGACTGAGGAGGAACAGAAGCTGCTGACACAGGAAGGAGTTTCTCTGCCCAACAACCTTCCTCTCACCAAG GCTGAAGAAAGAGTCCTCAAGAGAGTTCGGAGAAAAATCCGCAACAAGCAGTCGGCTCAGGACAGCCGGCGGAGGAGGAAGGACTACATTGACGGGCTGGAGAGCAG ggCAGCATCTTGCTCAGCACAGAACAAAGAGCTGCAGAGGACAGTGGATCAGCTGGAGAAACGCAACAT GTCTCTGCTggctcagctgcagcagcttcagGCTCTGATTAAACGGACGGTCAGTAAAGGAGCCCAGACCAGCACCTGCTTACTG ATCATCCTGGTCTCTCTGGGTCTGATCATCATGCCGAGTTTCAGTCCGTTCAGTCGCAGCTCGTCTGCAGACGACGACTACAGACCCACCGGAG TTATTTCCAGAAACATCCTGAcagacccctcctcctcctcccagccgaCGGCAGACAATGCCGACAGTCCAGCTGTGCAGTCCGACTCCTTGTCACCACCGTCTGAACTCAGCCAGTCAAGACCTCCAGATGGCGCCGCCGCCATCCTCCAAGAACCAATAGAAAGCCCTGAAAATACAGGCTCTGATGGGACGGCTCGAGAGGAGAGCCAATTGGGGAACAGCTCGGCTCTCGTTGAAGGGCAGACTGAGCCGCTGGCGCTCGGTCTGAGGTCGACCCCGGGGAAAGGAGGCCACGATCCCGCCAAATCTGCACACGCTGATGAGATGTAG